A stretch of Anaeromyxobacter dehalogenans 2CP-1 DNA encodes these proteins:
- a CDS encoding O-acetyl-ADP-ribose deacetylase: MERTWLDGRIALVQGDLTRLQVDAIVNAANASLLGGGGVDGAIHRAAGPELREACRALGGAHTGEAKITPGFRLPARHVIHAVGPVWQGGGAGEDAALASCYRASMRLAAEHGLRSIAFPAISTGAYGFPIKRATPIAVDEVRRALEAGGPVRRAVFCCFSPEDAAAYERVLAVLPA, translated from the coding sequence ATGGAACGGACCTGGCTCGACGGCCGCATCGCGCTCGTGCAGGGGGACCTCACGCGCCTGCAGGTGGACGCCATCGTCAACGCGGCGAACGCCTCGCTGCTCGGGGGCGGCGGCGTGGACGGCGCCATCCACCGCGCCGCCGGCCCGGAGCTGCGCGAGGCGTGCCGGGCGCTGGGGGGCGCGCACACCGGCGAAGCGAAGATCACGCCCGGCTTCCGCCTCCCGGCGCGCCACGTGATCCACGCCGTCGGCCCGGTGTGGCAGGGCGGCGGCGCGGGCGAGGACGCCGCGCTCGCCTCCTGCTACCGCGCCTCGATGCGGCTCGCCGCGGAGCACGGGCTGCGCTCCATCGCCTTCCCGGCCATCTCCACCGGCGCGTACGGCTTCCCCATCAAGCGGGCCACGCCCATCGCGGTGGACGAGGTGCGGCGCGCGCTCGAGGCGGGCGGCCCGGTCCGCCGGGCGGTGTTCTGCTGCTTCTCGCCGGAGGACGCCGCCGCCTACGAGCGCGTCCTCGCGGTCCTGCCCGCGTAG
- a CDS encoding sigma-54-dependent transcriptional regulator has product MKRDRILVIDGNPLDGAGLRAALCERGFDAVEAASAERALGLVPSFQPAAVLADVTLPGCEAGELVGRLRELGSDAAVVVAAPHDRLEAAVQALRAGAESFLVRPVDAGQALVVLQKALEKRGLRRDRAELRERVRARAALVGTAPEMQGVVELVRRVAPTKATVLVLGESGTGKEHVAQALHEASPRRDRPFVRVNCAALSEALLESDLFGHEPGAFADSEERHVGKLELADGGTLYLHEVGSLPPPVQVKLLRVLQQGEMERMGGRETLRVDVRVVAGAQHDLAEEVRAGRFRDDLYYRLNVVAVALPPLRERKGDIPALVNHFLDVAARTQGSEVVGVTPGTLSALFAYDWPGNVRELASVVEHAVSVARGREITAEDLSPVLHGARPEESGASALIPGATLFEIEREAILRTLEQCGGSTARAAEVLGVSVRKIQYRLKEYRSGVPGRRPPELEDAYAEAHK; this is encoded by the coding sequence ATGAAGCGCGACCGCATCCTCGTCATCGATGGCAACCCGCTCGACGGGGCCGGCCTCAGGGCCGCCCTGTGCGAGCGCGGCTTCGACGCGGTCGAGGCCGCCAGCGCGGAGCGCGCGCTCGGGCTCGTCCCGAGCTTCCAGCCCGCCGCGGTGCTGGCCGACGTGACGCTCCCCGGCTGCGAGGCCGGCGAGCTGGTCGGCCGCCTGCGCGAGCTCGGGTCCGACGCGGCGGTGGTGGTCGCGGCGCCGCACGACCGGCTGGAGGCGGCGGTCCAGGCGCTGCGCGCCGGGGCCGAGAGCTTCCTGGTCCGCCCGGTGGACGCCGGCCAGGCGCTGGTGGTGCTCCAGAAGGCGCTCGAGAAGCGCGGGCTGCGCCGCGATCGCGCCGAGCTGCGCGAGCGCGTCCGCGCGCGCGCCGCGCTGGTGGGCACCGCGCCGGAGATGCAGGGTGTGGTCGAGCTGGTGCGCCGCGTGGCGCCCACCAAGGCGACGGTCCTGGTGCTGGGCGAGTCTGGCACCGGCAAGGAGCACGTCGCCCAGGCGCTGCACGAGGCCTCGCCCCGGCGCGACCGGCCGTTCGTGCGGGTCAACTGCGCGGCGCTCTCGGAGGCGCTGCTCGAGTCCGACCTCTTCGGCCACGAGCCGGGGGCGTTCGCCGACTCCGAGGAGCGCCACGTCGGCAAGCTGGAGCTCGCCGACGGCGGGACCCTGTACCTGCACGAGGTGGGGAGCCTGCCGCCGCCGGTCCAGGTGAAGCTGCTCCGGGTGCTCCAGCAGGGCGAGATGGAGCGGATGGGCGGCCGCGAGACGCTGCGGGTGGACGTGCGCGTGGTGGCGGGCGCGCAGCACGACCTCGCCGAGGAGGTCCGCGCCGGCCGGTTCCGCGACGACCTGTACTACCGGCTCAACGTGGTGGCGGTGGCGCTGCCCCCGCTGCGCGAGCGCAAGGGCGACATCCCCGCGCTGGTGAACCACTTCCTCGATGTGGCGGCCCGCACGCAGGGGAGCGAGGTCGTCGGCGTGACCCCGGGGACGCTCTCGGCGCTGTTCGCCTACGACTGGCCGGGCAACGTGCGCGAGCTGGCGAGCGTGGTCGAGCACGCGGTGTCGGTGGCGCGCGGGCGCGAGATCACCGCGGAGGACCTCTCGCCGGTGCTGCACGGCGCCCGCCCGGAGGAGAGCGGCGCCTCCGCCCTCATCCCCGGCGCCACGCTGTTCGAGATCGAGCGCGAGGCGATCCTGCGCACGCTCGAGCAGTGCGGCGGCTCGACCGCCCGCGCGGCGGAGGTGCTGGGCGTCTCGGTGCGGAAGATCCAGTACCGCCTGAAGGAGTACCGGAGCGGCGTCCCCGGACGCCGGCCCCCCGAGCTCGAGGACGCCTACGCCGAGGCGCACAAGTAG
- the ccsB gene encoding c-type cytochrome biogenesis protein CcsB — MLQYILAEHPFFVATGALYAAAAGFYAAAWRSTRALVGRAATALLCAALAFNAGLIVERWIEAGRAPFKSLFESLVFFAFTTGVVYLAFERLYRTRVFGALAALLTLALLGYALGKWDAEIVKLPPALQSAWFVPHVVVYFVGYAAVALAALLAAVQLLAPRVPLLQRLTTLRAGTILTGKALDLEQMTYELIRFGFVLLTVGLLVGSVWAKSAWGDFWVWDPKENWSLVTWLVYGAYLHLRKVRGWRGDRAAWLVLLGFAVVMFTYLGMSMLPTAEESAHVYTG, encoded by the coding sequence ATGCTCCAGTACATCCTCGCCGAGCACCCCTTCTTCGTGGCCACCGGCGCGCTGTACGCGGCCGCGGCCGGCTTCTACGCCGCCGCCTGGCGCTCCACCCGCGCGCTGGTCGGGCGCGCCGCGACCGCGCTGCTCTGCGCCGCGCTGGCGTTCAACGCCGGCCTGATCGTGGAGCGCTGGATCGAGGCGGGCCGCGCGCCGTTCAAGTCGCTGTTCGAGTCGCTGGTGTTCTTCGCGTTCACCACCGGCGTGGTGTACCTCGCGTTCGAGCGGCTCTACCGCACCCGCGTGTTCGGCGCGCTCGCGGCGCTCCTCACGCTGGCGCTGCTCGGCTACGCGCTCGGCAAGTGGGACGCCGAGATCGTGAAGCTGCCGCCGGCGCTCCAGTCCGCCTGGTTCGTGCCGCACGTGGTGGTCTACTTCGTGGGCTATGCGGCGGTGGCGCTCGCGGCGCTGCTCGCCGCGGTGCAGCTCCTCGCCCCGCGCGTGCCGCTCCTGCAGCGGCTCACCACCCTGCGCGCCGGGACCATCCTCACCGGCAAGGCGCTCGACCTCGAGCAGATGACCTACGAGCTCATCCGCTTCGGGTTCGTGCTGCTCACGGTCGGCCTGCTGGTCGGCTCGGTGTGGGCGAAGAGCGCCTGGGGCGACTTCTGGGTGTGGGATCCGAAGGAGAACTGGTCGCTCGTGACCTGGCTCGTCTACGGGGCCTACCTGCACCTGCGCAAGGTGCGCGGCTGGCGAGGCGACCGCGCCGCGTGGCTGGTGCTCCTCGGCTTCGCGGTGGTGATGTTCACGTACCTCGGGATGAGCATGCTGCCCACCGCCGAGGAGAGCGCGCACGTCTACACCGGGTAG
- a CDS encoding cytochrome c biogenesis protein ResB translates to MTDSPTRPTPRPAGAAEAPAVMEARLTALLVTGALLAGALLQVWVPPGALTLVVASGIAGAVVLAVALLTPGRLRATIAGFRFTSTLLVALAVFAIVGTLVLQGKPAEFYRLRYGAAAPVILGLHLDDVFHGLPFAGLMALFGAAVIASAAQRWPLRARNAGFFLCHLGLVTSLGGAAASAALSIRGRIDLHAGGETATHVRVTKAGMGTGGAAPLGFDLRLDRFDLVNYETEYRVGYYRQELVRDEHGTHRQWKLAASFDPDLERHLLPGGDTFRLKEIWPDFTLQDQVAPVAAGGQPALQATLEGQTRWLLPGERLATPDGRAAVVFGWERPAAPPGALTAFLVSGAERKVVVHTADGESEVPLAEGLALAGGAVRLGALVPQAQRTQVPATASAEWKRPVVRLEAVRDGTAAEKVMAADRPEALFLDADHALVFERRDGEVKAFLSTVTATRGDESLRTVVAVNEPVTFAGWTLYQVNYNPQDPSYSGLEAVHDPGVAWVFAGFALISLGVAYMFYVEPRLKARRRAQPGVPTSPAQAA, encoded by the coding sequence GTGACCGACAGCCCGACCCGCCCCACGCCCAGGCCCGCCGGCGCCGCCGAGGCGCCCGCCGTGATGGAAGCGCGCCTCACCGCGCTGCTCGTCACCGGCGCGCTGCTCGCCGGCGCGCTGCTCCAGGTCTGGGTCCCGCCGGGCGCGCTCACGCTGGTGGTGGCGAGCGGCATCGCGGGCGCGGTGGTGCTCGCGGTGGCCCTGCTCACGCCCGGGCGGCTGCGCGCCACCATCGCCGGCTTCCGCTTCACCTCCACGCTGCTGGTGGCGCTGGCGGTGTTCGCCATCGTCGGCACGCTGGTGCTGCAGGGCAAGCCGGCCGAGTTCTACCGGCTCCGCTACGGCGCGGCCGCGCCGGTGATCCTCGGCCTGCACCTCGACGACGTCTTCCACGGCCTGCCGTTCGCGGGGCTCATGGCGCTGTTCGGCGCGGCGGTGATCGCGTCCGCGGCGCAGCGCTGGCCGCTCCGCGCGCGCAACGCCGGCTTCTTCCTGTGCCACCTCGGCCTCGTCACCTCGCTGGGCGGTGCGGCCGCGTCGGCCGCGCTCTCCATCCGCGGCCGCATCGACCTGCACGCGGGCGGCGAGACGGCCACCCACGTGCGCGTCACCAAGGCGGGGATGGGCACCGGCGGCGCGGCGCCGCTCGGCTTCGACCTGCGCCTCGATCGGTTCGACCTCGTGAACTACGAGACCGAGTACCGCGTCGGCTACTACCGCCAGGAGCTGGTCCGGGACGAGCACGGCACGCACCGTCAGTGGAAGCTCGCCGCGAGCTTCGACCCGGACCTCGAGCGCCACCTCCTGCCCGGCGGCGACACGTTCCGCCTGAAGGAGATCTGGCCCGACTTCACGCTGCAGGACCAGGTGGCGCCGGTCGCGGCGGGCGGGCAGCCCGCGCTGCAGGCGACGCTGGAGGGGCAGACGCGCTGGCTGCTGCCGGGCGAGCGGCTCGCCACCCCCGACGGCCGCGCCGCGGTGGTGTTCGGCTGGGAGCGCCCCGCCGCCCCGCCGGGCGCGCTCACCGCGTTCCTCGTCTCCGGCGCGGAGCGGAAGGTGGTCGTCCACACCGCCGACGGCGAGTCGGAGGTCCCGCTCGCCGAGGGGCTCGCGCTCGCGGGGGGCGCGGTGAGGCTCGGCGCGCTCGTCCCGCAGGCGCAGCGGACGCAGGTGCCCGCCACGGCGTCGGCCGAGTGGAAGCGCCCGGTGGTCCGGCTCGAGGCGGTGCGCGACGGCACGGCGGCCGAGAAGGTGATGGCCGCGGACCGGCCCGAGGCGCTGTTCCTCGACGCCGATCACGCGCTGGTCTTCGAGCGCCGCGACGGCGAGGTGAAGGCGTTCCTCTCGACGGTCACCGCCACGCGCGGCGACGAGTCGCTGCGCACCGTGGTGGCGGTGAACGAGCCGGTCACGTTCGCGGGCTGGACGCTCTACCAGGTGAACTACAACCCGCAGGATCCCAGCTACTCCGGCCTGGAGGCGGTGCACGACCCCGGGGTGGCCTGGGTGTTCGCCGGGTTCGCGCTCATCAGCCTGGGCGTGGCGTACATGTTCTACGTCGAGCCGCGCCTGAAGGCGCGCCGCCGCGCCCAGCCCGGCGTCCCCACCTCCCCCGCGCAGGCCGCCTGA
- a CDS encoding ATP-dependent DNA ligase — protein MAWPPLDLPVLPPFPPMEARLADVLPADDGWQFEPKWDGFRCLLFKQDAEVVLQSKAGQPLGRYFPELVAAGRSLRAPRLVLDGEIVVPSGLALSFDALLQRIHPAESRVQRLARETPARLVAFDLLVDGDGRRLVESRLEVRRAALLREAPGFPPELSVSPATLRRADAEAWLATPSGTDGVIAKRLGVPYASGERDAMVKVKRVVTLDAVVGGFRRGQRGGPPASLLLGLHGPDGRLHHVGHVTLAPRQRERFAALLEPLAAPGAPGFTGEAPGGPSRWARGRSTEWIPVRPELVVEVAYRHAAGGRLRHGARLLRVRPDKAPAQCVMRDLPGGEARFG, from the coding sequence GTGGCCTGGCCACCCCTCGATCTCCCCGTGCTGCCGCCGTTTCCGCCCATGGAAGCGCGCCTCGCGGACGTGCTCCCGGCGGACGACGGCTGGCAGTTCGAGCCGAAGTGGGATGGCTTTCGCTGCCTTCTATTCAAGCAGGATGCCGAGGTGGTGCTGCAGTCCAAGGCAGGCCAGCCGCTCGGTCGCTACTTCCCCGAGCTGGTCGCCGCCGGGCGCTCGCTCCGCGCGCCGCGGCTCGTGCTCGACGGCGAGATCGTGGTGCCCTCCGGGCTGGCCCTCTCCTTCGACGCGCTCCTGCAGCGGATCCACCCGGCCGAGTCCCGCGTGCAGCGCCTCGCCCGGGAGACCCCGGCGCGGCTCGTGGCCTTCGACCTCCTGGTGGACGGCGACGGCCGGCGGCTGGTGGAGTCACGGCTGGAGGTGCGCCGCGCCGCGCTGCTGCGCGAGGCGCCCGGGTTCCCGCCGGAGCTCTCCGTGTCGCCGGCGACGCTGCGGCGCGCGGACGCGGAGGCCTGGCTGGCGACGCCGTCCGGCACCGACGGCGTGATCGCGAAGCGCCTCGGCGTGCCGTACGCGTCCGGCGAGCGGGACGCGATGGTGAAGGTGAAGCGGGTGGTGACGCTGGACGCGGTGGTGGGCGGGTTCCGGCGCGGGCAGCGCGGCGGGCCACCGGCCTCGCTGCTGCTCGGCCTGCACGGCCCCGACGGCCGCCTCCACCACGTGGGGCACGTCACGCTCGCGCCGCGGCAGCGCGAGCGGTTCGCCGCGCTGCTCGAGCCGCTGGCGGCGCCGGGCGCGCCGGGGTTCACCGGCGAGGCGCCGGGCGGCCCGTCGCGCTGGGCGCGCGGGCGCTCCACCGAATGGATCCCGGTCCGGCCGGAGCTGGTGGTGGAGGTGGCCTACCGGCACGCGGCCGGCGGCCGCCTGCGCCACGGCGCGCGCCTGCTGCGCGTCCGCCCGGACAAGGCGCCCGCGCAGTGCGTGATGCGCGACCTGCCCGGCGGCGAGGCCCGCTTCGGCTGA
- the gltB gene encoding glutamate synthase large subunit: protein MTETGYPPRQGLYDPQNEKDACGFGFVVDIKGRASHDILENALTVLVNLEHRGAAGAEANTGDGAGILFQTPHAFLRAEAERLGFALPAPGAYAAGMVFLPPHEGGRAACVRIFEEGVRAEGLDVLGWRDVPTDPATLGPTARSSQPVIRQILVGRGAGCADEAAFERKLYVVRRLVEKRVSRSAIPGRTHFYVPSLSWKTVVYKGMLNAGQLREFYLDLSRPEVVTGLAMVHSRFSTNTFPSWSRAHPYRYISHNGEINTLRGNINWMHARQSMMRSSLFGEDLQKILTVIDTEGSDSAMFDNVLELLTLSGRELPHAMMMMVPEPWARHEAMSPEKRAFYEFHSCLMEPWDGPASIAFTDGVRVGAVLDRNGLRPSRYYVTKDDLVVMASEVGVLDLPADRILKKGRLQPGRLFLVDTREQRIVGDDELKERIAREKPYASWLEQYTVRLDQLPKPARVIEPDHETVLRRQEVFGYTAEDVKMIVTPMATDGTEPIGSMGTDTPLAVLSEKPQPLFNYFKQLFAQVTNPPVDAIREEIIMAVETSVGPEGNLLEPGPECARQLALPAPVIRNEDLERIRALDGGPASKGLKAITLPILFRAADGGNGLRKALEDLRWKASEAIAEGHNLLVLSDRGHDAEDAPIPSLLAVAAVQHHLIREGTRTRCGIVLESGEPREVHHFALLIGYGASAVNPYLAFETIHDQVQLGLIPGPAADAEKKYVKAVAKGIVKVISKMGISTIQSYHGAQVFEAIGLNQDFIDEYFTWTATRVGGVGIDVVAREARLRNERGFPPKRPIVHTSLPAGGQYKWRNGGEHHLFNPETVHKLQYACRTGNYALFKEYSALVDNQARNLCTLRGLMDLVPGPRPVPIDEVEPVESILRRFKTGAMSYGSISKEAHESLAVAMNRIGGKSNTGEGGEDPARYEKLPGGDSKSSAIKQVASGRFGVTSQYLVNARELQIKMAQGAKPGEGGQLPGTKVYPWIAKVRHSTPGVGLISPPPHHDIYSIEDLAQLIHDLKNANHRARVSVKLVAEVGVGTIAAGVAKAHADVVLVSGHDGGTGASPLTSIKHAGIPWELGLAETHQVLVMNDLRSRIAVEVDGQLKTGRDVVIGALLGAEEFGFATAPLVVLGCVMMRACHLNTCPVGVATQDPRLRAKFTGDPAHVVTFMRFIAQEVREYMADLGYRTIEEMVGRSERLEMRRAVDHWKARNLDFSRILFKPTVPKHYGRTCQIPQDHGIDKTLDATVLLDLARPAIESRQPVRATLAIRNTNRVVGTMVGSEITRRHGPAGLPDDTIRLHFQGSAGQSFGAFVPPGMTLLLEGDANDYVGKGLSGGRVVVFPPRQAGFVPEENVIIGNVAFYGATAGEAFVRGIAGERFCVRNSGVSAVVEGVGDHGCEYMTGGKVVVLGPTGRNFAAGMSGGVAYVLDADGAFARRCNRDMVTLGPVADPQEAAQVRALVEKHAALTESGHARRLLDDWAGTLKRLVRVMPNDYRRVVEAQARMREKGLTPEQAELAAFEENTQDAARVSGN, encoded by the coding sequence ATGACCGAGACCGGCTATCCCCCGAGGCAGGGGCTGTACGATCCGCAGAACGAGAAGGACGCCTGCGGCTTCGGGTTCGTGGTGGACATCAAGGGGCGCGCGTCCCACGACATCCTCGAGAACGCGCTCACCGTGCTCGTGAACCTCGAGCACCGCGGCGCCGCGGGCGCCGAGGCGAACACCGGCGACGGCGCCGGCATCCTGTTCCAGACCCCGCACGCGTTCCTCCGCGCCGAGGCGGAGCGGCTCGGCTTCGCGCTGCCCGCCCCGGGGGCCTACGCCGCCGGCATGGTCTTCCTGCCGCCGCACGAGGGCGGCCGCGCCGCCTGCGTCCGCATCTTCGAGGAGGGGGTCCGCGCCGAGGGGCTCGACGTGCTCGGCTGGCGCGACGTCCCCACCGACCCCGCCACGCTCGGCCCCACCGCCCGGTCCAGCCAGCCGGTGATCCGGCAGATCCTGGTCGGCCGCGGCGCGGGCTGCGCCGACGAGGCGGCCTTCGAGCGCAAGCTCTACGTGGTCCGCCGCCTGGTGGAGAAGCGGGTGAGCCGCTCCGCCATCCCCGGCCGCACGCACTTCTACGTCCCGTCGCTCTCCTGGAAGACCGTCGTCTACAAGGGGATGCTGAACGCCGGGCAGCTCCGCGAGTTCTACCTGGACCTGTCGCGGCCCGAGGTCGTCACCGGCCTCGCCATGGTGCACTCGCGCTTCTCCACCAACACCTTCCCGTCCTGGTCGCGCGCGCACCCGTACCGCTACATCTCGCACAACGGCGAGATCAACACGCTGCGCGGCAACATCAACTGGATGCACGCGCGCCAGTCGATGATGCGCTCGTCGCTGTTCGGCGAGGACCTGCAGAAGATCCTCACCGTCATCGACACCGAGGGCTCCGACTCGGCCATGTTCGACAACGTGCTCGAGCTGCTCACGCTGTCCGGGCGCGAGCTGCCGCACGCCATGATGATGATGGTGCCGGAGCCGTGGGCGCGGCACGAGGCGATGAGCCCGGAGAAGCGGGCGTTCTACGAGTTCCACTCCTGCCTGATGGAGCCGTGGGACGGCCCCGCCTCGATCGCGTTCACCGACGGTGTCCGGGTGGGCGCGGTGCTCGACCGGAACGGCCTGCGCCCGAGCCGCTACTACGTCACCAAGGACGACCTGGTGGTGATGGCCTCCGAGGTGGGCGTGCTCGACCTGCCCGCCGACCGGATCCTGAAGAAGGGCCGGCTGCAGCCGGGCCGCCTGTTCCTGGTGGACACCCGCGAGCAGCGCATCGTCGGCGACGACGAGCTGAAGGAGCGCATCGCCCGCGAGAAGCCGTACGCGTCCTGGCTGGAGCAGTACACCGTCCGGCTCGACCAGCTCCCGAAGCCCGCGCGCGTCATCGAGCCCGACCACGAGACCGTGCTCCGGCGCCAGGAGGTGTTCGGCTACACCGCCGAGGACGTGAAGATGATCGTCACGCCCATGGCGACCGACGGCACCGAGCCCATCGGCTCGATGGGCACCGACACGCCGCTGGCGGTGCTGTCGGAGAAGCCGCAGCCGCTCTTCAACTACTTCAAGCAGCTCTTCGCGCAGGTGACCAACCCGCCGGTGGACGCCATCCGCGAGGAGATCATCATGGCGGTGGAGACCTCCGTCGGGCCGGAGGGGAACCTCCTCGAGCCCGGTCCGGAGTGCGCCCGCCAGCTCGCGCTGCCCGCGCCGGTGATCCGCAACGAGGACCTGGAGCGGATCCGGGCCCTCGACGGCGGCCCGGCCTCGAAGGGCCTGAAGGCCATCACGCTGCCCATCCTGTTCCGCGCCGCCGACGGTGGCAACGGGCTGCGCAAGGCGCTCGAGGACCTGCGCTGGAAGGCGTCGGAGGCGATCGCCGAGGGGCACAACCTGCTCGTGCTCTCCGACCGCGGCCACGACGCCGAGGACGCGCCCATCCCGTCGCTCCTGGCGGTGGCGGCGGTGCAGCACCACCTCATCCGCGAGGGCACCCGCACCCGCTGCGGCATCGTGCTGGAGTCCGGCGAGCCGCGCGAGGTGCACCACTTCGCGCTGCTCATCGGCTACGGCGCGTCGGCGGTGAACCCGTACCTCGCGTTCGAGACCATCCACGACCAGGTCCAGCTCGGGCTCATCCCCGGGCCGGCCGCCGACGCCGAGAAGAAGTACGTGAAGGCGGTGGCGAAGGGCATCGTGAAGGTGATCTCGAAGATGGGCATCTCGACCATCCAGAGCTACCACGGCGCCCAGGTGTTCGAGGCCATCGGCCTGAACCAGGACTTCATCGACGAGTACTTCACCTGGACCGCCACGCGCGTGGGCGGCGTGGGCATCGACGTGGTGGCGCGCGAGGCGCGGCTGCGCAACGAGCGCGGCTTCCCGCCCAAGCGCCCCATCGTGCACACCAGCCTCCCGGCCGGCGGCCAGTACAAGTGGCGCAACGGCGGCGAGCACCACCTGTTCAACCCGGAGACGGTCCACAAGCTCCAGTACGCCTGCCGCACCGGGAACTACGCGCTCTTCAAGGAGTACAGCGCGCTGGTGGACAACCAGGCCCGGAACCTGTGCACGCTCCGCGGCCTGATGGACCTCGTCCCGGGCCCGCGCCCGGTGCCCATCGACGAGGTCGAGCCGGTCGAGTCGATCCTGCGCCGCTTCAAGACCGGCGCGATGAGCTACGGGTCGATCTCCAAGGAGGCGCACGAGTCGCTCGCCGTCGCCATGAACCGGATCGGCGGCAAGTCGAACACCGGCGAGGGCGGCGAGGACCCGGCGCGCTACGAGAAGCTGCCGGGCGGCGACTCCAAGAGCTCCGCCATCAAGCAGGTGGCCTCCGGCCGCTTCGGCGTCACCAGCCAGTACCTGGTGAACGCGCGCGAGCTGCAGATCAAGATGGCGCAGGGCGCGAAGCCGGGCGAGGGCGGGCAGCTCCCCGGCACCAAGGTGTACCCCTGGATCGCGAAGGTGCGGCACTCCACGCCGGGCGTGGGCCTCATCTCGCCGCCGCCGCACCACGACATCTACTCGATCGAGGACCTGGCGCAGCTCATCCACGACCTGAAGAACGCGAACCACCGCGCGCGCGTCTCGGTGAAGCTGGTGGCCGAGGTGGGCGTGGGCACCATCGCCGCCGGCGTGGCCAAGGCGCACGCCGACGTGGTGCTGGTCTCCGGCCACGACGGCGGCACCGGCGCCTCGCCGCTCACCTCCATCAAGCACGCCGGCATCCCCTGGGAGCTCGGCCTGGCCGAGACGCACCAGGTGCTGGTGATGAACGACCTGCGCTCGCGCATCGCGGTGGAGGTGGACGGGCAGCTCAAGACCGGGCGCGACGTCGTGATCGGCGCGCTGCTCGGGGCCGAGGAGTTCGGCTTCGCGACCGCGCCGCTGGTGGTGCTCGGCTGCGTGATGATGCGCGCCTGCCACCTCAACACCTGCCCGGTGGGCGTCGCCACCCAGGACCCGCGGCTCCGCGCCAAGTTCACCGGCGACCCGGCGCACGTGGTGACGTTCATGCGGTTCATCGCGCAGGAGGTGCGCGAGTACATGGCCGACCTGGGCTACCGGACCATCGAGGAGATGGTGGGGCGCTCGGAGCGGCTGGAGATGCGCCGCGCGGTCGACCACTGGAAGGCGCGCAACCTCGACTTCAGCCGGATCCTGTTCAAGCCCACCGTGCCCAAGCACTACGGGCGGACCTGCCAGATCCCGCAGGACCACGGCATCGACAAGACGCTCGACGCCACCGTGCTGCTCGACCTGGCCAGGCCGGCCATCGAGTCGCGCCAGCCGGTCCGCGCCACGCTCGCCATCCGCAACACCAACCGGGTGGTGGGCACCATGGTCGGCTCCGAGATCACCCGGCGCCACGGCCCGGCCGGCCTGCCGGACGACACGATCCGGCTGCACTTCCAGGGCTCGGCGGGCCAGTCCTTCGGCGCGTTCGTCCCGCCCGGCATGACGCTGCTGCTGGAGGGCGACGCGAACGACTACGTGGGCAAGGGGCTGTCGGGCGGCCGCGTGGTGGTGTTCCCGCCGCGCCAGGCCGGCTTCGTGCCGGAGGAGAACGTCATCATCGGGAACGTCGCGTTCTACGGCGCCACCGCCGGCGAGGCGTTCGTGCGCGGGATCGCCGGCGAGCGCTTCTGCGTGCGCAACTCGGGCGTGTCGGCGGTGGTGGAGGGCGTGGGCGACCACGGCTGCGAGTACATGACCGGCGGCAAGGTGGTGGTGCTCGGCCCGACCGGCCGCAACTTCGCGGCCGGCATGTCGGGCGGGGTCGCGTACGTGCTCGACGCCGACGGCGCGTTCGCGCGCCGCTGCAACCGCGACATGGTGACGCTCGGGCCGGTGGCGGACCCGCAGGAGGCGGCGCAGGTGAGGGCGCTGGTGGAGAAGCACGCCGCCCTCACCGAGAGCGGGCACGCCCGCCGGCTGCTCGACGACTGGGCCGGCACGCTGAAGCGGCTGGTGCGGGTCATGCCGAACGACTACCGGCGCGTGGTGGAGGCGCAGGCGCGGATGCGCGAGAAGGGCCTCACGCCGGAGCAGGCGGAGCTGGCCGCCTTCGAGGAGAACACCCAGGACGCCGCGCGCGTGAGCGGGAACTAG